One Capsicum annuum cultivar UCD-10X-F1 chromosome 2, UCD10Xv1.1, whole genome shotgun sequence genomic window carries:
- the LOC107859767 gene encoding glutamate receptor 3.6 isoform X2 has product MMRLFWTLILIVLYHGYSSEGVNNSTLSARPKVVNIGCILSFNSLVGKITKVAVEAAVEDINSIPHVLGGTKLNMITLDSNSSGFLGIVEAIRFMEKDTMAIVGPQSSVIAHVVSNIANELQVPLLSFAATDPTLSSLQYPFFVRTSPSDKFQMEAIAELIDYYEWREVIAIYIDDDFGRNGIAALADQLAKRRCSISYKAALKPEATMDDARDVLVQVALRESRIMVVHTYPSKGLEIFSMARYLGMLDNGYVWIATNWLSTILDAASPLDPDKKENLEGAITLRIHTPGSELKQKFVSRWSNLTRKAGLTSGMSTYALYAYDTVWLLARAINEFFNQGGNISFSKDPRLTELNSGSLNLDSMSIFNGGKLLLDNIFKVNMTGVTGPYSFTPEKDLLHPSFEVINVVGTGFRKVGYWSEYSGLSIVPPETLYSKPPNRSSSNQQLHSIIWPGQTTEKPRGWVFPNNGRQLKIGVPNRASFREFVGKVPGSDSFRGYCIEVFTTAINLLPYAVPYKLVAFGDGHNNPDDAELVRLITAGVYDAAIGDIAITTNRTKMVDFTQPYIESGLVVVAPVKEQNSNAWAFLRPFTPKMWCITGVFFLIVGTVIWILEHRLNDDFRGPPSKQLVTVLWFSFSTLFTAQRENTVSTLGRIVLLIWLFVVLIINSSYTASLTSILTVQKLSSPITGIESLVNTKEPIGYQLGSFARNYLIQELHIDESRLVPLNLPEDYARALKDGPSHGGVAAIVDERAYMELFLSTRCQFSILGQEFTKNGWGFAFPRDSPLAIDMSTAILKLSENGELQRIHDKWLSGIACTSQNTKLEVDRLQLKSFSGLFFLCGLACFLALLIYFVMLACQYCHYYPDPVSSESSRSGRLQTFLSFVDEKEESVRSRSKRRQLEATSVRSTDQDASVNGSRIDRSELYSNRAVSFGESV; this is encoded by the exons ATGATGAGGCTATTTTGGACATTGATTCTGATAGTTCTCTACCATGGGTATTCTTCAGAGGGGGTTAATAATTCCACTCTTTCTGCAAGGCCTAAAGTTGTGAACATTGGGTGTATACTGTCTTTCAATTCGCTCGTTGGGAAAATTACCAAAGTTGCTGTGGAAGCTGCTGTGGAAGATATAAATTCCATTCCACACGTTCTTGGAGGAACTAAGTTGAATATGATAACATTGGATAGTAATTCCAGTGGATTTCTTGGAATAGTTGAGG CTATCCGCTTCATGGAGAAGGATACTATGGCCATTGTTGGCCCCCAATCTTCTGTTATAGCTCATGTGGTATCAAACATTGCAAATGAGCTGCAGGTTCCTCTATTGTCATTTGCAGCCACAGACCCTACTCTTTCTTCGCTTCAGTACCCGTTTTTTGTTAGAACTTCCCCAAGTGATAAGTTTCAGATGGAAGCAATAGCTGAACTGATCGACTACTATGAATGGAGAGAAGTCATTGcaatatatattgatgatgattttggaAGAAACGGTATAGCTGCATTAGCAGATCAGTTGGCGAAGAGACGATGTTCGATCTCTTACAAAGCAGCTTTGAAACCTGAAGCAACAATGGATGATGCCAGGGATGTCTTGGTTCAGGTCGCTTTGAGGGAGTCTCGAATTATGGTTGTTCACACTTATCCTTCCAAGGGTCTGGAGATATTCTCCATGGCACGGTATTTGGGGATGCTAGATAATGGATATGTGTGGATTGCGACAAATTGGCTGTCAACTATCCTTGACGCTGCTAGTCCCCTAGATCCGGATAAGAAAGAGAACCTTGAAGGGGCTATCACGTTGCGTATTCACACTCCAGGTTCAGAATTGAAACAGAAATTTGTGTCAAGGTGGAGCAATTTGACAAGGAAAGCAGGACTTACTTCAGGGATGTCCACTTATGCTCTCTACGCTTATGATACTGTGTGGCTACTTGCTCGTGCCATCAATGAATTCTTTAATCAGGGTGGAAATATTTCATTTTCTAAGGATCCAAGGCTAACTGAGCTGAATAGTGGAAGTCTGAATCTTGATTCTATGAGCATCTTTAATGGAGGGAAGTTATTGCTGGATAACATTTTTAAGGTTAACATGACAGGTGTAACAGGACCATATAGTTTCACTCCTGAAAAGGATCTCTTGCACCCTTCTTTTGAAGTCATTAATGTGGTTGGCACAGGTTTTAGGAAAGTTGGTTATTGGTCTGAATACTCTGGTTTATCAATTGTGCCTCCTGAAACACTGTACTCTAAGCCGCCAAATCGTTCCTCTTCAAATCAACAGCTACATAGTATAATCTGGCCTGGACAAACAACTGAGAAACCTCGTGGATGGGTTTTCCCGAACAATGGGAGACAACTGAAAATTGGAGTTCCTAACCGAGCTAGCTTTCGAGAATTTGTCGGAAAGGTACCAGGCAGCGACTCATTCCGAGGATACTGTATTGAAGTCTTCACTACTGCCATAAACTTATTGCCTTATGCTGTCCCTTACAAGCTAGTTGCCTTTGGGGATGGCCATAACAATCCAGATGATGCTGAGCTAGTGCGCCTAATCACAGCAGGA GTTTATGATGCAGCCATAGGCGATATAGCTATTACAACTAATCGAACAAAAATGGTTGATTTCACTCAACCGTACATTGAATCTGGGTTAGTTGTAGTGGCACCAGTTAAAGAGCAGAACTCTAATGCTTGGGCTTTTCTCAGGCCATTTACTCCCAAGATGTGGTGTATCACTGGTGTGTTTTTCTTAATCGTGGGCACTGTAATTTGGATTTTGGAACACAGATTAAATGATGATTTTCGTGGACCTCCAAGTAAACAGCTTGTCACTGTTTTATG GTTCAGCTTTTCAACTCTCTTTACTGCCCAAA GAGAAAACACTGTCAGCACCCTTGGCCGCATTGTCCTTCTTATATGGCTATTTGTGGTTTTGATAATAAACTCAAGCTACACTGCCAGTCTCACCTCAATTCTCACCGTGCAGAAACTTTCTTCACCAATTACAGGAATTGAAAGTTTAGTAAATACAAAGGAACCCATCGGTTATCAGTTGGGTTCATTTGCTCGTAATTATCTGATTCAAGAACTGCACATTGATGAATCTAGACTAGTTCCTCTTAACCTgcctgaagattatgctagagcTTTAAAAGATGGCCCTAGCCATGGTGGTGTTGCAGCAATAGTAGATGAGCGTGCATATATGGAGCTTTTCCTCTCAACGCGTTGCCAATTCAGTATTCTGGGTCAAGAATTCACAAAAAATGGATGGGGGTTT GCTTTCCCTAGGGACTCTCCTCTCGCTATTGACATGTCAACAGCAATTCTGAAACTATCAGAGAATGGAGAACTTCAGAGGATCCATGATAAGTGGCTTTCTGGAATAGCTTGCACTTCACAGAACACAAAACTTGAAGTGGACAGGCTTCAGCTGAAAAGTTTCTCAGGTCTATTCTTCCTATGTGGGTTGGCATGTTTTCTGGCTCTGCTCATTTATTTTGTGATGCTAGCATGTCAATATTGCCATTACTATCCCGACCCCGTCTCTAGTGAAAGCTCGCGATCAGGACGACTGCAGACATTCCTTTCTTTTGTTGATGAAAAGGAAGAGTCAGTGAGGTCTCGATCCAAACGAAGGCAGCTGGAAGCGACTTCAGTTAGAAGTACTGATCAAGATGCATCAGTGAATGGTTCAAGGATCGACCGTTCTGAGTTATACTCGAACAGAGCTGTAAGTTTTGGAGAATCTGTATAG
- the LOC107859767 gene encoding glutamate receptor 3.6 isoform X1 gives MFLVKVAPFFPKFMMRLFWTLILIVLYHGYSSEGVNNSTLSARPKVVNIGCILSFNSLVGKITKVAVEAAVEDINSIPHVLGGTKLNMITLDSNSSGFLGIVEAIRFMEKDTMAIVGPQSSVIAHVVSNIANELQVPLLSFAATDPTLSSLQYPFFVRTSPSDKFQMEAIAELIDYYEWREVIAIYIDDDFGRNGIAALADQLAKRRCSISYKAALKPEATMDDARDVLVQVALRESRIMVVHTYPSKGLEIFSMARYLGMLDNGYVWIATNWLSTILDAASPLDPDKKENLEGAITLRIHTPGSELKQKFVSRWSNLTRKAGLTSGMSTYALYAYDTVWLLARAINEFFNQGGNISFSKDPRLTELNSGSLNLDSMSIFNGGKLLLDNIFKVNMTGVTGPYSFTPEKDLLHPSFEVINVVGTGFRKVGYWSEYSGLSIVPPETLYSKPPNRSSSNQQLHSIIWPGQTTEKPRGWVFPNNGRQLKIGVPNRASFREFVGKVPGSDSFRGYCIEVFTTAINLLPYAVPYKLVAFGDGHNNPDDAELVRLITAGVYDAAIGDIAITTNRTKMVDFTQPYIESGLVVVAPVKEQNSNAWAFLRPFTPKMWCITGVFFLIVGTVIWILEHRLNDDFRGPPSKQLVTVLWFSFSTLFTAQRENTVSTLGRIVLLIWLFVVLIINSSYTASLTSILTVQKLSSPITGIESLVNTKEPIGYQLGSFARNYLIQELHIDESRLVPLNLPEDYARALKDGPSHGGVAAIVDERAYMELFLSTRCQFSILGQEFTKNGWGFAFPRDSPLAIDMSTAILKLSENGELQRIHDKWLSGIACTSQNTKLEVDRLQLKSFSGLFFLCGLACFLALLIYFVMLACQYCHYYPDPVSSESSRSGRLQTFLSFVDEKEESVRSRSKRRQLEATSVRSTDQDASVNGSRIDRSELYSNRAVSFGESV, from the exons GGTCAAGGTTGCACCTTTTTTCCCCAAGTTCATGATGAGGCTATTTTGGACATTGATTCTGATAGTTCTCTACCATGGGTATTCTTCAGAGGGGGTTAATAATTCCACTCTTTCTGCAAGGCCTAAAGTTGTGAACATTGGGTGTATACTGTCTTTCAATTCGCTCGTTGGGAAAATTACCAAAGTTGCTGTGGAAGCTGCTGTGGAAGATATAAATTCCATTCCACACGTTCTTGGAGGAACTAAGTTGAATATGATAACATTGGATAGTAATTCCAGTGGATTTCTTGGAATAGTTGAGG CTATCCGCTTCATGGAGAAGGATACTATGGCCATTGTTGGCCCCCAATCTTCTGTTATAGCTCATGTGGTATCAAACATTGCAAATGAGCTGCAGGTTCCTCTATTGTCATTTGCAGCCACAGACCCTACTCTTTCTTCGCTTCAGTACCCGTTTTTTGTTAGAACTTCCCCAAGTGATAAGTTTCAGATGGAAGCAATAGCTGAACTGATCGACTACTATGAATGGAGAGAAGTCATTGcaatatatattgatgatgattttggaAGAAACGGTATAGCTGCATTAGCAGATCAGTTGGCGAAGAGACGATGTTCGATCTCTTACAAAGCAGCTTTGAAACCTGAAGCAACAATGGATGATGCCAGGGATGTCTTGGTTCAGGTCGCTTTGAGGGAGTCTCGAATTATGGTTGTTCACACTTATCCTTCCAAGGGTCTGGAGATATTCTCCATGGCACGGTATTTGGGGATGCTAGATAATGGATATGTGTGGATTGCGACAAATTGGCTGTCAACTATCCTTGACGCTGCTAGTCCCCTAGATCCGGATAAGAAAGAGAACCTTGAAGGGGCTATCACGTTGCGTATTCACACTCCAGGTTCAGAATTGAAACAGAAATTTGTGTCAAGGTGGAGCAATTTGACAAGGAAAGCAGGACTTACTTCAGGGATGTCCACTTATGCTCTCTACGCTTATGATACTGTGTGGCTACTTGCTCGTGCCATCAATGAATTCTTTAATCAGGGTGGAAATATTTCATTTTCTAAGGATCCAAGGCTAACTGAGCTGAATAGTGGAAGTCTGAATCTTGATTCTATGAGCATCTTTAATGGAGGGAAGTTATTGCTGGATAACATTTTTAAGGTTAACATGACAGGTGTAACAGGACCATATAGTTTCACTCCTGAAAAGGATCTCTTGCACCCTTCTTTTGAAGTCATTAATGTGGTTGGCACAGGTTTTAGGAAAGTTGGTTATTGGTCTGAATACTCTGGTTTATCAATTGTGCCTCCTGAAACACTGTACTCTAAGCCGCCAAATCGTTCCTCTTCAAATCAACAGCTACATAGTATAATCTGGCCTGGACAAACAACTGAGAAACCTCGTGGATGGGTTTTCCCGAACAATGGGAGACAACTGAAAATTGGAGTTCCTAACCGAGCTAGCTTTCGAGAATTTGTCGGAAAGGTACCAGGCAGCGACTCATTCCGAGGATACTGTATTGAAGTCTTCACTACTGCCATAAACTTATTGCCTTATGCTGTCCCTTACAAGCTAGTTGCCTTTGGGGATGGCCATAACAATCCAGATGATGCTGAGCTAGTGCGCCTAATCACAGCAGGA GTTTATGATGCAGCCATAGGCGATATAGCTATTACAACTAATCGAACAAAAATGGTTGATTTCACTCAACCGTACATTGAATCTGGGTTAGTTGTAGTGGCACCAGTTAAAGAGCAGAACTCTAATGCTTGGGCTTTTCTCAGGCCATTTACTCCCAAGATGTGGTGTATCACTGGTGTGTTTTTCTTAATCGTGGGCACTGTAATTTGGATTTTGGAACACAGATTAAATGATGATTTTCGTGGACCTCCAAGTAAACAGCTTGTCACTGTTTTATG GTTCAGCTTTTCAACTCTCTTTACTGCCCAAA GAGAAAACACTGTCAGCACCCTTGGCCGCATTGTCCTTCTTATATGGCTATTTGTGGTTTTGATAATAAACTCAAGCTACACTGCCAGTCTCACCTCAATTCTCACCGTGCAGAAACTTTCTTCACCAATTACAGGAATTGAAAGTTTAGTAAATACAAAGGAACCCATCGGTTATCAGTTGGGTTCATTTGCTCGTAATTATCTGATTCAAGAACTGCACATTGATGAATCTAGACTAGTTCCTCTTAACCTgcctgaagattatgctagagcTTTAAAAGATGGCCCTAGCCATGGTGGTGTTGCAGCAATAGTAGATGAGCGTGCATATATGGAGCTTTTCCTCTCAACGCGTTGCCAATTCAGTATTCTGGGTCAAGAATTCACAAAAAATGGATGGGGGTTT GCTTTCCCTAGGGACTCTCCTCTCGCTATTGACATGTCAACAGCAATTCTGAAACTATCAGAGAATGGAGAACTTCAGAGGATCCATGATAAGTGGCTTTCTGGAATAGCTTGCACTTCACAGAACACAAAACTTGAAGTGGACAGGCTTCAGCTGAAAAGTTTCTCAGGTCTATTCTTCCTATGTGGGTTGGCATGTTTTCTGGCTCTGCTCATTTATTTTGTGATGCTAGCATGTCAATATTGCCATTACTATCCCGACCCCGTCTCTAGTGAAAGCTCGCGATCAGGACGACTGCAGACATTCCTTTCTTTTGTTGATGAAAAGGAAGAGTCAGTGAGGTCTCGATCCAAACGAAGGCAGCTGGAAGCGACTTCAGTTAGAAGTACTGATCAAGATGCATCAGTGAATGGTTCAAGGATCGACCGTTCTGAGTTATACTCGAACAGAGCTGTAAGTTTTGGAGAATCTGTATAG